The Kordia sp. SMS9 genome window below encodes:
- a CDS encoding peptidoglycan DD-metalloendopeptidase family protein, translating into MRIGKIILLTLVFIGAYACGGEKKESTKTVHVEVPAPDPMEFGFNLNDYVVVRDTVRKGDSFGEILEKNHIGYSKIFQIAEKTKDTFDIRKLVAGKPYTLLCTKGDSLQRPECFIYQKNSVDYVVIKFKDSINAYSESKPVKIVEKEASGVITSSLSASLDEAGLSQRLAYDMSDIYAWTIDFFRLQEGDEYKLIYTEKYINDTTFVGIDKIHAAYFKHNGEPFYAFEFETDSLNQIVDYFDENAKNLRRAFLKAPVRFKQVRISSRYNLRRRIKLYGNRIRPHKGTDFAAPINTPIIATANGVVVESARRGGNGNYVKIKHNSTYSTQYLHMKKRKAKVGEFVKQGDVIGWVGMTGNTSGPHVCYRFWKNGRQVDPFKQKLPDADPIDAKLKEAYLKYIQPLKTQIDGIQITLPMEEAPITAIN; encoded by the coding sequence ATGAGAATAGGGAAAATTATACTGCTAACACTAGTATTTATAGGAGCTTACGCTTGTGGAGGTGAAAAGAAAGAATCTACAAAAACGGTACACGTAGAAGTGCCAGCACCAGATCCGATGGAGTTTGGTTTTAACCTAAATGACTATGTTGTCGTGCGTGATACGGTGCGAAAAGGAGATAGTTTTGGTGAAATCTTAGAAAAAAATCACATTGGCTACTCGAAAATCTTTCAAATTGCCGAAAAAACAAAAGATACTTTTGACATCCGCAAATTAGTTGCTGGAAAACCATATACTTTACTTTGCACAAAAGGCGATTCGTTACAACGACCTGAATGTTTCATCTATCAAAAAAATAGTGTAGATTACGTAGTGATCAAATTTAAAGATTCCATCAATGCATATTCGGAAAGCAAACCTGTAAAAATTGTAGAAAAAGAAGCTTCAGGCGTTATTACAAGTTCGTTGTCCGCATCTTTGGACGAAGCAGGTTTAAGTCAGCGTTTGGCGTACGACATGTCAGACATTTACGCATGGACGATTGACTTTTTTAGACTGCAAGAAGGTGACGAATACAAGTTAATTTATACGGAAAAATATATAAATGACACCACTTTCGTGGGAATTGACAAAATTCATGCTGCATATTTTAAGCACAATGGTGAACCGTTTTATGCCTTTGAATTTGAGACGGATTCGCTCAATCAAATTGTAGATTATTTTGATGAAAATGCTAAAAACTTACGCCGTGCTTTCTTAAAAGCGCCCGTGCGTTTCAAACAAGTGCGAATTTCATCACGTTACAACTTACGCAGACGCATCAAACTGTATGGAAATCGTATACGACCACACAAAGGAACTGATTTTGCAGCACCAATTAATACACCAATTATCGCAACAGCCAATGGTGTTGTGGTAGAATCTGCCCGTAGAGGCGGAAATGGAAATTATGTCAAAATAAAACATAACAGCACGTACTCTACGCAATACTTGCACATGAAAAAGCGAAAAGCAAAAGTGGGTGAATTTGTAAAGCAAGGCGATGTTATTGGTTGGGTTGGAATGACTGGAAACACTTCTGGACCACACGTATGTTATCGTTTTTGGAAAAATGGGCGCCAAGTAGATCCATTCAAGCAAAAATTACCCGATGCCGACCCGATAGATGCGAAATTAAAAGAAGCATACTTAAAATACATACAGCCATTAAAAACTCAAATTGATGGCATTCAAATAACGCTTCCAATGGAGGAAGCGCCGATAACTGCAATAAACTAA
- a CDS encoding tryptophan 2,3-dioxygenase family protein, with amino-acid sequence MKISPEIAARIEKLEKKYTNSGQDLGAYLDGLLHQRYLTYWEYIHLDTLLSLQIPRTFFPDEEIFIMYHQITELYFKLIIHEQKQIIDDKDQTAEFFTQRIHRINNYFKALISSFEIMINGMEREQFLNYRMSLLPASGFQSAQYRMIELYSTPMENLVHHTVRDQFSAENSLDDLYENIYWKKGATDSKTGEKTLTLKQFEYRYTPRFMRIATQVQQSTIYHRYLALPEQVKQNKNLIDALKKLDLNANVNWPLMHMGSAYRYLRREKTTIEATGGTNWREYLPPSFQKVIFFPEIWSENEKSEWGKEWVNHVFNTEKKR; translated from the coding sequence ATGAAAATTTCTCCAGAAATTGCAGCGCGAATTGAAAAATTAGAAAAAAAATATACAAATTCTGGGCAAGACTTAGGCGCCTATCTCGACGGTTTACTACATCAACGATATCTTACGTATTGGGAATATATTCACCTCGATACCTTATTAAGTTTACAAATACCACGCACATTTTTCCCCGATGAAGAAATCTTCATCATGTATCATCAAATTACCGAATTGTACTTTAAGCTCATTATTCACGAGCAAAAGCAAATCATTGATGACAAAGACCAAACAGCAGAATTTTTCACACAACGCATTCACCGAATCAATAATTACTTCAAAGCGCTCATTTCTTCGTTCGAAATTATGATCAACGGAATGGAACGCGAACAATTCCTTAACTACCGAATGTCGCTGTTGCCTGCAAGCGGATTTCAATCCGCACAATACCGAATGATTGAATTGTACTCTACACCTATGGAAAATTTAGTGCATCACACCGTTCGCGACCAATTTTCAGCCGAAAACAGTTTGGACGATCTTTACGAAAATATCTACTGGAAAAAAGGGGCTACCGATAGCAAAACAGGCGAAAAAACACTCACACTCAAACAATTTGAATATCGCTACACACCGCGTTTCATGCGAATTGCGACACAAGTTCAACAAAGCACCATATATCATCGCTATTTAGCGTTGCCTGAACAGGTAAAACAAAATAAGAATCTAATTGATGCGCTCAAAAAGCTCGATCTCAACGCAAATGTCAATTGGCCATTGATGCACATGGGCTCGGCATATCGCTATTTGCGACGCGAAAAAACCACGATTGAAGCCACTGGCGGAACCAATTGGAGAGAATACTTGCCTCCAAGTTTTCAAAAAGTGATCTTTTTTCCCGAAATTTGGAGCGAAAATGAAAAAAGCGAATGGGGAAAAGAATGGGTAAACCATGTCTTCAACACAGAAAAGAAACGATGA
- a CDS encoding DUF3108 domain-containing protein codes for MKRTLTIFFLLISFLLQAQQQDAAFETGEWFKFRIHYGFINASYATLEVKEDYLNGKDVYHVVGKGKTTGFASIFFKVDDNYESFFDKQTGMPYKFIRKIDEGGHTKDVEIKFNHEKEKALVNNKKHKTKQEIDIEKNVQDMVSAFYYLRNNYDVSTIKEGDEVVLNMFFDKENFKFKLKFLGRETMRTKFGKVPCLKFRPYVQAGRVFKESESLTLWVSDDENKVPIRIKAKLVVGSLKADLDAFKGLKHPFKILVD; via the coding sequence ATGAAACGTACACTTACTATATTCTTCTTACTTATAAGCTTCTTACTGCAAGCACAACAACAAGACGCCGCTTTTGAAACGGGTGAATGGTTTAAATTCAGAATTCACTACGGATTTATCAATGCAAGTTATGCCACACTTGAAGTAAAAGAAGATTACCTAAATGGAAAAGACGTGTATCATGTGGTTGGAAAAGGAAAAACAACAGGTTTTGCTAGCATCTTTTTTAAGGTAGATGATAATTACGAAAGCTTTTTTGACAAACAGACTGGAATGCCGTACAAGTTTATTCGTAAAATTGATGAAGGTGGCCATACGAAAGATGTTGAAATCAAATTCAATCACGAAAAAGAAAAAGCACTTGTCAACAATAAAAAACACAAGACAAAACAGGAAATTGACATCGAAAAAAATGTACAAGACATGGTTTCGGCGTTTTATTACTTGCGAAACAATTACGATGTTTCTACCATCAAAGAAGGCGATGAGGTAGTATTGAACATGTTTTTTGACAAAGAAAACTTTAAATTCAAATTGAAATTCTTAGGAAGAGAAACGATGCGGACCAAATTTGGGAAAGTTCCCTGTTTAAAATTTCGTCCGTATGTACAAGCAGGACGCGTATTTAAAGAAAGTGAAAGCTTAACATTGTGGGTTTCTGATGATGAAAACAAAGTGCCAATTCGAATCAAAGCAAAATTGGTTGTAGGTTCGCTAAAAGCAGATTTAGACGCTTTCAAAGGACTCAAACATCCTTTTAAAATACTAGTAGACTAA
- a CDS encoding helix-turn-helix domain-containing protein, translating to MMKHIVCILPFIRTQARYFIFLLLSHCMLAQEATIAKEMQLFISESDSLDRIEEMIQDTFYQENDIALGLEYCRLYLERGKKEENDAIQLFANSQIAYITFQQADYHEALKRSYIAARFAERAKDTVSSIQNNVLLGSTWYVMGIYDEALKPYLIAKELAAETQNSSNEVLCLVNIANIRAKLKRYGNALDSFNSALKILNEKEAPFSPQDKASLLSSLLGKVLCLAELKRFDEAEETYKKGIAIIDEDYKKSVAIAEKNNLEIFKARFNINLGKVYYEKGEYFKSLGFLQEGKEKLKKAGLQNNLYITDFYIAQNLSKQGKNEEAMLLLDAIFKRAGEDSYTDRIEEMYTLAGDISKIQNNKEKEAFYLRELKDILQKKSEKQSAAKDLLYEDDIKKYELENKKLANENTQSLADKKVIMIVSIVLVGLLMIGFLVYHKRAKLKEQKFLAIIDAISKKATEPKPLKTTQNSAIKDEKAKAILEKLSALEETHFYLSENATLHNTAKLLQTNTTYLSKALNAVKKQSFSQYLNKLRIEYVLVKLKEDAVFRSYTIHAISKEIGYKSATTFIKEFKNKTGLNPSYYIKKIKG from the coding sequence ATGATGAAGCATATTGTTTGCATACTACCATTTATTAGAACTCAAGCACGATATTTTATCTTTTTGTTGCTGTCGCATTGTATGCTGGCGCAAGAAGCAACTATTGCCAAAGAGATGCAATTGTTTATTTCTGAATCTGACTCTTTGGATCGGATTGAAGAAATGATTCAAGATACTTTTTACCAAGAAAATGATATCGCTTTAGGATTGGAGTATTGCAGGCTGTATTTAGAAAGGGGAAAAAAGGAAGAAAATGATGCGATTCAGCTTTTTGCTAACTCTCAAATTGCATACATCACGTTTCAGCAAGCAGATTATCATGAAGCATTGAAGCGTTCGTATATTGCTGCTAGATTTGCAGAACGCGCAAAAGATACTGTTAGTAGCATACAAAACAATGTTTTGCTAGGTAGCACTTGGTATGTGATGGGAATTTACGACGAAGCGTTAAAACCGTATTTGATTGCCAAAGAATTAGCTGCCGAAACACAAAATTCTTCGAACGAAGTATTGTGTTTGGTCAATATTGCAAATATTCGCGCCAAGCTAAAACGCTATGGAAATGCATTGGACAGTTTTAATTCCGCTTTGAAAATTCTCAATGAAAAAGAAGCACCATTTTCGCCTCAAGATAAAGCTTCATTGTTAAGTTCACTTTTGGGAAAAGTGTTGTGTCTTGCTGAATTGAAACGATTTGACGAAGCCGAAGAAACGTATAAAAAAGGCATTGCGATTATTGATGAAGACTACAAAAAAAGCGTTGCGATTGCCGAAAAAAATAACTTAGAGATTTTTAAAGCACGTTTTAATATCAATTTAGGGAAAGTGTATTATGAAAAAGGAGAATATTTTAAATCGTTAGGCTTTTTACAAGAAGGAAAAGAAAAGCTGAAAAAAGCTGGCTTACAAAATAACTTATACATCACCGATTTTTACATTGCGCAGAATTTAAGCAAACAAGGAAAAAACGAAGAAGCTATGTTGCTTTTGGATGCCATTTTTAAACGTGCTGGTGAAGATAGTTATACCGACAGAATTGAAGAAATGTACACCTTAGCAGGTGATATTTCAAAGATTCAGAACAATAAAGAAAAGGAAGCTTTTTACCTCCGTGAGTTAAAAGATATTCTCCAGAAAAAAAGCGAAAAACAATCCGCAGCAAAAGATTTGTTATATGAAGATGACATTAAAAAATACGAGCTAGAAAATAAGAAACTTGCCAACGAAAACACCCAAAGCTTAGCAGACAAAAAAGTCATTATGATCGTTTCTATCGTGTTGGTTGGTTTGTTGATGATTGGATTTTTGGTGTATCACAAAAGAGCTAAATTAAAAGAGCAGAAATTTTTAGCCATTATTGATGCTATTTCTAAAAAGGCAACCGAACCAAAACCACTAAAAACCACACAAAATTCTGCTATTAAAGATGAAAAGGCAAAAGCAATTTTAGAAAAACTCTCTGCATTAGAAGAAACCCACTTTTACCTTTCGGAAAACGCCACCTTGCACAATACTGCAAAATTGCTTCAAACCAATACAACCTATTTATCTAAAGCCTTAAATGCTGTTAAAAAACAATCGTTTAGTCAATACCTCAATAAACTTCGCATTGAGTATGTGTTGGTGAAATTGAAAGAAGATGCGGTGTTTAGATCGTATACCATTCATGCCATTTCTAAAGAAATTGGATATAAAAGCGCCACTACTTTTATTAAAGAGTTTAAAAACAAAACAGGCTTAAATCCGTCGTACTACATTAAAAAAATTAAAGGTTAG
- a CDS encoding T9SS type A sorting domain-containing protein, with the protein MNLKKITLTTLFLFCIFNISAQNVQSAGYNNVDMLLTVADSLQYQKFELTTGTDTYYAKPFKNLFINIDLDYQPTENVTSYFRLEFKFTNPENVGNVGTTSLGITAPVLIPPVSKKKAERKGPSNSYTYPFTAEVEYPILPITYDVNVKLLKYATQRDYIDKTPNFKVKDSISFSLIAEEFTPNPNEFVVVTTYPNPITNQITIMYAESGTQNPTAAQEPLEVAIFDNTGNPVSQHTLMSTSFNDTSISYTMDTSQLQPGTYYFQLTRAGETTIKTIIKQ; encoded by the coding sequence ATGAATTTAAAAAAAATTACACTTACAACACTGTTCTTATTTTGTATTTTCAACATAAGCGCACAAAACGTACAGTCAGCTGGTTATAATAATGTAGATATGCTTCTAACAGTAGCAGACTCCTTACAATACCAAAAGTTTGAGCTGACAACTGGAACTGACACGTATTATGCAAAGCCTTTTAAAAATTTGTTCATTAATATTGATCTTGATTATCAACCGACAGAAAATGTTACTAGCTATTTTAGATTAGAATTTAAGTTTACCAACCCTGAAAATGTTGGTAATGTTGGCACAACATCATTGGGAATTACCGCGCCAGTATTGATTCCACCTGTTAGTAAAAAGAAAGCTGAAAGAAAAGGTCCTTCAAATAGTTATACCTATCCATTCACCGCCGAAGTAGAATATCCTATTTTACCTATAACTTACGATGTAAACGTTAAACTATTGAAATACGCTACACAAAGGGATTATATAGATAAAACTCCTAATTTTAAGGTAAAGGATTCAATTAGTTTTTCGTTAATCGCAGAAGAATTTACGCCAAACCCTAATGAATTTGTGGTGGTAACTACGTATCCGAACCCAATTACAAATCAAATTACTATTATGTATGCTGAAAGTGGCACACAAAATCCAACAGCTGCACAAGAACCACTTGAGGTGGCTATTTTTGACAACACTGGCAATCCTGTAAGTCAACACACACTAATGAGTACTAGCTTCAACGACACTAGTATTTCTTATACGATGGACACTTCTCAACTTCAACCTGGCACCTATTACTTTCAACTCACACGCGCTGGTGAAACCACTATTAAAACTATTATAAAACAGTAA
- a CDS encoding tryptophan 2,3-dioxygenase family protein, which produces MTREELLAAIDKKYLDMGQDPDVHLSGLLHAEPMKYWDFIQLDALLGLQTQRTQLPDEMVFLIYHQVNELIFKMILWEMQQIAHTEHILPEKFVMHLMRISRYFDLLSNSFDIMGEGMEVEQYIKFRDALTPASGFQSVQYRKIEIASTELINLIDYRFRTTIDRETPYLHAYNNMYWQVAGNDHKTGKRSKLMINFDEKYKKELISWMKEYNTINLWTKFKQLPRDYQNDKTLINAMRHYDHTVNISWVMHHYNAAAKYINSEKGNAAATGGSDWQKYMHPKYQKRIFFPALWSKEELKNWGISNLEGYKILK; this is translated from the coding sequence ATGACCAGAGAAGAATTACTCGCTGCCATAGACAAAAAATATTTGGATATGGGACAAGATCCTGACGTACATCTTTCAGGATTATTACACGCCGAACCCATGAAATATTGGGATTTCATTCAGCTCGATGCACTTTTAGGATTGCAAACCCAACGGACACAATTGCCAGATGAAATGGTGTTCCTTATCTATCATCAAGTAAACGAATTGATTTTTAAGATGATTCTATGGGAAATGCAACAAATTGCCCATACGGAGCACATTTTACCAGAAAAATTTGTCATGCATTTAATGCGCATCAGTCGTTATTTTGATCTGCTTTCCAATTCGTTTGATATTATGGGCGAAGGCATGGAAGTGGAGCAATACATTAAATTCCGTGATGCATTGACGCCAGCTAGTGGTTTTCAATCGGTTCAATATCGAAAAATTGAAATTGCTTCCACAGAACTTATCAATTTGATTGATTACAGATTTAGAACCACAATTGATCGTGAAACTCCGTATCTACACGCGTATAACAATATGTATTGGCAAGTTGCAGGAAACGATCATAAAACAGGAAAGCGAAGCAAACTGATGATCAACTTTGATGAGAAATACAAAAAAGAGCTCATTTCATGGATGAAAGAATACAATACGATCAATTTGTGGACAAAATTCAAGCAATTACCAAGAGATTATCAAAATGACAAAACTTTAATCAATGCGATGCGTCATTACGATCATACGGTAAATATTAGTTGGGTAATGCACCATTACAATGCAGCGGCAAAATATATCAATTCTGAAAAAGGCAATGCAGCAGCTACTGGTGGAAGCGATTGGCAGAAGTATATGCATCCAAAATATCAAAAAAGAATCTTTTTTCCGGCACTTTGGAGTAAAGAAGAGCTTAAAAATTGGGGAATTAGCAACTTAGAAGGCTATAAAATCTTAAAATAA
- the hppD gene encoding 4-hydroxyphenylpyruvate dioxygenase: MAAEIKNLKDLQNTEYGLKKLFEEAEDFLPLLGTDYVELYVGNAKQSAHFYKTAFGFQSEAYAGLETGLTDRVSYVLKQDKIRLVLTTPLGKGGEINEHIDLHGDGVKVVALWVEDATKAFEETTKRGAKPYMEPTKEEDENGYVVRSGIYTYGETVHIFVERKNYNGIFLPGYQKWGSHYNPKPVGLKFIDHMVGNVGWGKMKEWCEFYAKVMGFAQIISFTDDDISTDFTALMSKVMSNGNGRIKFPINEPAEGKKKSQIEEYLDFYNGAGVQHIAVATDNIIETVSQMRERGVEFLYVPETYYDDLLERVGDIDEDVDELRKHGILIDRDEEGYLLQIFTKTIVDRPTMFFEVIQRKGAQSFGVGNFKALFEAIEREQAARGTL, translated from the coding sequence ATGGCAGCAGAAATAAAAAACTTAAAAGATTTACAAAATACCGAATACGGACTCAAAAAATTATTTGAAGAAGCAGAAGATTTTCTTCCGCTTTTAGGAACTGATTATGTAGAATTATACGTTGGAAATGCAAAACAATCAGCGCATTTTTACAAAACGGCGTTTGGTTTTCAATCGGAAGCATACGCAGGATTGGAAACAGGTTTGACAGACCGAGTTTCGTACGTATTAAAACAAGATAAAATTCGCTTAGTCTTAACAACTCCATTAGGAAAAGGTGGCGAAATCAACGAACATATTGATTTACACGGCGATGGCGTAAAAGTAGTAGCACTTTGGGTAGAAGATGCCACAAAAGCCTTTGAAGAAACGACGAAAAGAGGCGCAAAACCCTACATGGAACCCACCAAAGAAGAAGATGAAAACGGATATGTAGTACGTTCAGGAATTTACACATACGGAGAAACGGTTCATATTTTTGTAGAACGTAAAAACTACAACGGCATCTTTTTGCCAGGATATCAAAAATGGGGATCGCATTACAATCCCAAACCAGTTGGACTAAAATTCATTGATCACATGGTTGGAAATGTCGGTTGGGGGAAAATGAAAGAATGGTGTGAATTTTATGCAAAAGTAATGGGCTTTGCGCAAATTATCTCGTTTACGGACGATGATATTTCTACCGATTTTACCGCGTTGATGAGTAAAGTGATGAGCAATGGAAATGGACGTATCAAATTTCCTATCAACGAGCCAGCGGAAGGAAAAAAGAAGTCGCAAATTGAAGAATACTTAGATTTTTACAATGGTGCAGGCGTGCAACATATTGCCGTGGCAACCGATAATATTATAGAAACGGTTTCGCAAATGCGCGAACGCGGTGTAGAATTTTTATACGTTCCGGAAACCTATTATGATGATTTATTAGAGCGCGTGGGCGATATTGATGAAGATGTAGATGAACTTAGAAAACATGGAATCTTAATTGATCGTGATGAAGAAGGATACCTATTGCAAATCTTTACCAAAACCATTGTTGACAGACCCACAATGTTCTTTGAAGTCATTCAGCGTAAAGGCGCACAATCGTTTGGTGTAGGAAACTTTAAAGCATTGTTTGAAGCGATTGAAAGAGAACAAGCCGCACGCGGAACTTTATAA
- a CDS encoding homogentisate 1,2-dioxygenase, with protein sequence MPFYHTLGNIPPKRHTIFKKPNGDLYYEQLFGTIGFDGMSTNSYHEHRPTQVKEIRKQYSVKPKVAKANNMQSYRFRGFQVPPEADYLESRKVVLTNSDCNIILAAPQESTREYFYKNTDADELIFIHKGTGKLRTMLGNLDFKYGDYLLVPRGIIYKIDFDTDDNRLFIVESYRPIYTPKRYRNWFGQLLEHSPFCERDIRRPYELETNDEKGDFLIKVKKQGDIFEMIYATHPFDVIGYDGYNYPYAFSIHDFEPITGRIHQPPPVHQTFETDAFVVCSFVPRLYDYHPESIPAPYNHSNIDSDEVLYYVDGDFMSRNDIDAGHISLHPAGIPHGPHPGAVERSIGQTETEELAVMVDTFKPLQVTEEAMKIADEDYFKSWLE encoded by the coding sequence ATGCCTTTTTATCATACACTAGGAAATATTCCACCAAAACGCCACACGATATTTAAAAAACCCAACGGCGATTTATATTATGAACAACTCTTTGGAACGATTGGTTTTGACGGAATGTCTACCAATAGTTACCACGAACACCGACCAACTCAAGTAAAAGAAATTCGCAAGCAATACAGTGTGAAACCGAAAGTTGCGAAAGCCAATAATATGCAATCTTATCGCTTCCGCGGATTTCAAGTGCCGCCCGAAGCCGATTATTTGGAAAGCAGAAAAGTAGTCTTAACCAACAGTGATTGCAACATCATTTTGGCTGCTCCACAAGAATCAACACGTGAATATTTCTACAAAAATACAGACGCAGACGAACTCATTTTTATCCACAAAGGAACAGGGAAACTCCGCACCATGCTTGGAAATTTGGATTTCAAATATGGAGATTACTTATTAGTTCCACGCGGCATCATTTACAAAATAGACTTTGATACAGACGACAACCGTTTGTTCATTGTAGAATCGTACCGACCAATCTACACACCAAAGCGTTATCGAAACTGGTTTGGGCAACTCTTAGAGCATTCACCATTCTGTGAACGTGACATCAGAAGACCTTATGAACTAGAAACCAACGACGAAAAAGGAGACTTTCTCATCAAAGTGAAAAAGCAAGGCGATATTTTTGAAATGATCTACGCTACGCATCCGTTTGATGTTATTGGCTACGATGGCTATAACTATCCGTACGCGTTTTCCATTCACGATTTTGAACCCATTACAGGACGCATCCACCAACCGCCGCCAGTACACCAAACCTTTGAAACAGACGCTTTTGTAGTGTGCTCATTTGTGCCAAGATTGTATGATTATCATCCTGAAAGCATTCCAGCGCCGTATAACCACAGCAATATTGACAGCGATGAGGTATTATATTATGTAGATGGTGATTTTATGAGTAGAAACGATATTGATGCTGGACACATTTCGCTACATCCAGCAGGAATTCCGCATGGTCCACATCCTGGAGCAGTAGAACGCAGTATCGGTCAGACGGAAACAGAAGAATTGGCGGTGATGGTAGACACATTCAAACCGTTACAAGTAACCGAAGAAGCGATGAAAATTGCCGATGAAGACTATTTTAAATCTTGGTTAGAATAA